The Halanaerobium praevalens DSM 2228 genome contains a region encoding:
- the rsgA gene encoding ribosome small subunit-dependent GTPase A, with the protein MEGILIKSIGGFFFVADQKGEVYRCRIRGKIQEKIYPGDHVEFDKENKMLEGYHARNNLLQRPKVANIDQVVIMHSVKNPDFAPALLDRFLLLVESSGFEPLIVINKIDKADPGFKENFVEYQKAGYNLIFISVKEAKNLTKLFEQLKNKINVLTGPSGAGKSSFLNQVLEDTNLRTAAISKKLKKGVHTTRMVELLALPSNGWVADTPGFSSIKKLNLEIEADNLSWYFPEIAKYNNSCKFNGCSHLHEPGCLVQQKVKAGEIAERRYQSYQQIYNELKEKESRY; encoded by the coding sequence ATGGAAGGGATTTTAATTAAATCTATAGGAGGATTTTTTTTTGTAGCTGATCAAAAAGGAGAAGTATATCGCTGCCGAATAAGAGGTAAAATACAAGAAAAAATTTATCCTGGAGATCACGTTGAGTTTGATAAAGAAAATAAGATGTTAGAAGGTTATCATGCCAGAAATAACCTTTTACAAAGGCCTAAAGTAGCTAATATTGACCAGGTAGTTATTATGCATTCTGTAAAAAATCCTGATTTTGCACCTGCACTATTAGATAGATTTTTATTACTTGTAGAAAGTTCTGGTTTTGAGCCTCTAATTGTGATTAATAAAATTGATAAAGCAGATCCTGGTTTTAAAGAAAATTTTGTTGAATATCAAAAAGCAGGTTATAATTTAATTTTTATTAGTGTTAAAGAAGCTAAAAATTTAACTAAATTATTTGAGCAATTAAAAAATAAAATTAATGTCTTAACTGGTCCTTCAGGAGCTGGTAAATCATCATTTTTAAACCAAGTATTAGAAGATACTAATTTAAGAACTGCTGCAATTAGTAAGAAATTAAAAAAAGGTGTTCATACAACAAGGATGGTAGAACTTTTAGCTTTACCAAGTAATGGTTGGGTAGCAGATACTCCTGGTTTTTCTTCCATTAAAAAACTTAATTTAGAGATTGAAGCAGATAATTTATCTTGGTACTTTCCAGAAATCGCAAAATATAACAATTCATGTAAGTTTAATGGCTGTAGTCATTTACATGAACCTGGTTGTTTAGTTCAGCAAAAAGTAAAAGCTGGGGAAATTGCAGAAAGACGTTATCAAAGTTATCAACAAATATATAATGAATTAAAAGAAAAGGAGAGTCGATATTAA
- the pknB gene encoding Stk1 family PASTA domain-containing Ser/Thr kinase, which yields MQAKILNDRYKIIEEIGRGGMAIVYAAEDTLLERRVALKMLRSEYKSDAEFTRKFRQEARAVAKLSHPNVVSIYDIVVDEERIYLVMEIVEGENLKDLIKRRTKLSPAEALEIAKQIASALSVAHANQIVHCDIKPHNIILDKELEVKVTDFGIARAVNNSTIQMTETVVGSAHYFSPEQAKGGEIKAHSDIYSLGVVLYEMTTGELPFRGESPISVALKHIQQTPLEPKEINRELTEAVNDLILKAIAKDPAARFQNAVEMRHQITYCLKNLKNDKNKKLNKNKKDFKPDETKVMNKKDFPFLKKTKSKNKKTDSLSAGKINSESIKKAKADLLNNEYHKQTKAKSKLNNKESLKDEIIKDSKKTKQNKNKFKRPLIITASILLFFLVSIGAVNFLFNQYTNVPVVQVPDIEGKSLAEAKKMAAETGLDLVENNARVFSEDFKVNQIISQQPKAGTRIKQSRSLKITVSKGAELIKIPDLIGQSLRKALIELNNLALNSGDIQYIFRLSEEPGTVINQIPTAGAEVDKGSEVTLFVSRGERNISVKMPDLSGLSQKQAFNLIRENGLNIGQVKVENSNRFAEGNVISQSVKAGEYLPKGIAVDFVISKGLVAAKPKNLHSNRISINVNSTSQKEVKIVVEDKNGQDKVYQAVHQPGDNIVRDIQSQGQTKIKIYFDDQLIKTEEFGS from the coding sequence ATGCAAGCTAAGATTTTAAATGACCGTTATAAGATAATAGAGGAAATTGGTCGGGGAGGGATGGCTATTGTATACGCAGCAGAAGACACTCTTTTAGAAAGAAGAGTGGCTTTAAAGATGCTGCGCTCAGAGTACAAATCTGATGCTGAATTTACTCGTAAATTTAGACAAGAAGCCAGAGCTGTAGCTAAACTATCTCACCCAAATGTTGTAAGCATTTATGATATTGTAGTAGATGAAGAAAGAATTTATCTTGTAATGGAAATAGTTGAAGGTGAAAATCTAAAAGATTTAATAAAAAGAAGAACTAAACTTTCACCTGCTGAGGCATTAGAAATTGCCAAACAAATTGCTTCTGCTCTCTCAGTTGCTCATGCAAATCAGATTGTCCATTGTGATATTAAACCTCATAATATAATTTTAGATAAAGAACTTGAGGTTAAGGTAACGGATTTTGGGATTGCTAGAGCTGTTAATAATTCAACTATTCAAATGACTGAGACAGTTGTTGGAAGTGCACATTATTTTTCACCTGAACAAGCTAAGGGAGGAGAGATAAAGGCACATTCTGATATTTATTCATTAGGAGTAGTTCTGTATGAGATGACAACTGGTGAATTACCTTTTAGGGGAGAAAGTCCGATTTCTGTTGCTTTAAAACATATCCAACAGACACCTTTAGAGCCAAAAGAAATAAATAGAGAGTTAACAGAAGCAGTTAATGATTTAATTTTGAAGGCAATTGCCAAGGATCCAGCTGCTCGTTTTCAAAATGCTGTAGAAATGAGACATCAAATAACTTATTGCTTAAAAAATTTAAAAAATGATAAAAATAAAAAATTAAATAAAAATAAAAAAGATTTTAAGCCTGATGAGACTAAGGTAATGAATAAAAAAGATTTCCCTTTTTTAAAGAAAACAAAATCTAAAAATAAAAAAACAGATTCATTATCTGCCGGTAAAATAAATTCTGAATCAATAAAAAAAGCAAAAGCTGATTTATTAAATAATGAGTATCACAAGCAAACAAAAGCTAAATCAAAATTAAATAACAAAGAATCTTTAAAAGATGAAATTATAAAAGATAGTAAAAAAACAAAGCAAAATAAAAACAAATTTAAAAGACCTTTAATTATTACGGCTTCTATTTTATTGTTCTTTTTAGTTTCAATTGGAGCAGTAAATTTTTTGTTTAATCAATATACTAATGTACCTGTAGTTCAGGTTCCAGATATTGAAGGTAAGAGTTTAGCTGAAGCTAAAAAAATGGCAGCCGAAACAGGTTTGGATTTAGTTGAAAATAATGCTAGAGTTTTTAGTGAAGATTTTAAAGTAAATCAAATTATTAGTCAACAACCTAAAGCTGGGACTAGAATTAAACAAAGTCGTTCTTTAAAAATTACAGTAAGTAAAGGAGCGGAATTAATAAAAATACCAGATTTAATAGGTCAGTCACTAAGAAAAGCCTTAATTGAACTTAATAATTTAGCTTTAAATAGTGGTGATATCCAATATATATTTAGATTATCTGAAGAGCCTGGAACAGTAATAAATCAAATTCCAACAGCTGGAGCTGAGGTTGATAAAGGGAGTGAAGTTACTTTATTTGTAAGCAGAGGTGAAAGAAATATTTCTGTAAAAATGCCTGATTTATCAGGTCTTAGTCAAAAGCAAGCCTTTAATTTGATTAGAGAAAATGGCTTAAATATTGGTCAAGTTAAAGTGGAAAACTCTAATCGCTTTGCTGAAGGAAATGTTATTTCGCAAAGTGTCAAAGCAGGAGAATACTTACCTAAAGGAATAGCTGTTGATTTTGTAATTAGTAAAGGACTAGTGGCAGCAAAGCCAAAAAATTTGCATTCAAATAGAATTTCAATAAATGTTAATAGCACTAGCCAAAAAGAAGTTAAAATTGTGGTAGAAGATAAAAATGGTCAAGATAAAGTATATCAGGCAGTTCATCAACCTGGTGATAATATAGTTAGAGATATTCAGAGTCAGGGCCAAACAAAAATAAAAATTTATTTTGATGATCAATTAATAAAAACGGAAGAATTTGGGAGCTGA
- a CDS encoding thiamine diphosphokinase: protein MSKNALLILNGELNLTKREIDLLLEKKEIDKLIAVDGGANRIKKINILPDLVIGDLDSLTKKNRKYYQSQKIEIIKHPVEKDQTDSELAIDYCLNNNFQKIYLTGALGGRFDQQLANLNLLEYIVELGLEAKIISSHLEIALIKEQQKFINKKGYRLSLIAQTKIVKGLTITGCKYDLDNEDLKRSQTRGISNLIKADKAEVKLENGLLIYTLEKQN from the coding sequence ATGTCTAAAAATGCTCTTTTGATTCTCAACGGTGAATTAAATTTAACTAAAAGAGAAATTGATTTATTGCTTGAGAAAAAAGAAATTGATAAGCTAATAGCTGTCGATGGAGGAGCAAATAGAATTAAAAAAATAAATATTTTACCTGATTTAGTAATTGGAGATCTTGATTCTTTAACTAAAAAAAACAGAAAATATTATCAAAGCCAAAAAATAGAAATAATTAAACATCCTGTTGAAAAAGATCAAACAGACAGTGAACTTGCTATTGATTACTGTTTAAATAATAATTTCCAAAAAATATATCTAACTGGAGCTTTAGGTGGAAGATTTGATCAACAATTAGCTAATTTAAACTTGTTAGAATATATAGTTGAGCTCGGTTTAGAAGCTAAAATAATTTCTTCTCATTTAGAAATTGCTTTAATTAAAGAACAGCAAAAATTTATTAATAAAAAAGGATATCGCCTTTCTTTAATAGCTCAGACTAAAATTGTGAAAGGTTTAACTATTACAGGCTGTAAATATGATTTAGACAATGAAGACCTTAAACGCTCTCAAACAAGAGGAATTAGTAATTTAATTAAAGCAGATAAAGCAGAAGTTAAATTAGAAAATGGATTATTAATTTATACTTTAGAAAAACAAAATTAG
- a CDS encoding DAK2 domain-containing protein: MPINKGEKMKSINAEQFKNMMSTSLYWLKEQKSFIDSLNVFPVPDGDTGTNMYLTFQEAVSNLEANNSNSVSKLAAALSKGALMGARGNSGVILSQLIRGFAQALKEKKTMNSKDFALALEKASEVAYHGVLKPVEGTILTVSRQAAEEAIKEAESTQDILELLQITIAAAADSLAKTPELLDALKEAEVVDAGGQGYLTILKGMLKGLKGEKIEYQAAKTEKKSAQKSKLAENIKFTYCTQMLIKINTRKFKLDRLIEKIRKDMQSYGDSIMVVGSDEIIKLHIHTNHPGVLLEYGLKKGQVFDIKIDNMRKQNQEKVERENMQEFDHSQFHNKDNNLDASLDSETEVSKKDQNQAEKIEIDKKIAIISVANGNGIVNILTELGVDYIIEGGQSMNPSTNDFLEVVKKMNSDKIIILPNNKNIISAAKQVSDLTDKNIEIIETKSIPQAVAALMSFNDQLELDDLKAKMEAEIKHVKTLEITQAVKNSKVNGLEITEGHYLGLSDGKIIVSEQDKEKTVIELLNEVAEAEELVTIYYGEGITEAETRQIKTIMEEKFDFDEIEIYAGDQPLYPFIISLE, from the coding sequence ATGCCAATTAATAAAGGTGAGAAAATGAAATCAATTAATGCAGAACAATTTAAAAATATGATGTCTACATCTTTATACTGGCTTAAAGAACAAAAATCATTTATTGATTCTTTAAATGTTTTTCCAGTTCCAGATGGTGATACAGGAACAAATATGTATTTAACTTTTCAAGAAGCAGTTTCTAATTTAGAAGCTAATAATTCAAATAGTGTTTCAAAATTAGCAGCAGCCTTGTCTAAAGGGGCTTTAATGGGAGCCAGGGGTAATTCGGGTGTTATTTTATCTCAGCTAATTAGAGGCTTTGCTCAGGCTTTAAAAGAAAAGAAAACAATGAATAGTAAAGATTTTGCTCTAGCTTTAGAAAAAGCATCTGAAGTAGCTTATCATGGTGTTTTAAAACCAGTTGAAGGAACAATCTTGACAGTTTCTCGTCAAGCTGCTGAAGAAGCTATTAAAGAAGCAGAATCAACTCAGGATATATTAGAACTTTTGCAGATAACTATTGCAGCAGCAGCAGATTCTTTAGCTAAAACTCCAGAACTTTTAGATGCTTTAAAAGAAGCAGAAGTAGTAGATGCTGGGGGCCAAGGCTATTTAACGATTCTTAAAGGTATGCTTAAAGGTTTAAAAGGAGAAAAAATTGAATATCAGGCTGCTAAAACAGAAAAAAAGAGTGCTCAGAAATCAAAATTAGCAGAAAATATTAAATTTACTTATTGTACTCAAATGTTAATTAAAATTAATACACGTAAATTTAAACTTGATAGATTAATTGAAAAAATTAGAAAAGATATGCAAAGTTATGGAGACTCAATTATGGTAGTTGGTAGTGATGAGATAATTAAACTGCATATTCACACTAATCACCCTGGGGTACTCTTAGAATATGGTTTAAAAAAAGGTCAAGTTTTTGATATCAAGATTGATAATATGCGTAAACAAAACCAAGAAAAAGTTGAGCGCGAAAATATGCAAGAATTTGATCATTCTCAGTTTCATAACAAGGACAATAATTTAGATGCAAGTCTTGATTCTGAAACTGAAGTTAGTAAAAAAGATCAAAATCAAGCAGAAAAAATAGAAATAGATAAAAAAATAGCTATTATCTCAGTTGCTAATGGCAATGGAATTGTTAATATTTTAACTGAATTAGGTGTAGATTATATTATTGAAGGGGGTCAGTCAATGAACCCTTCAACAAATGATTTTTTAGAAGTTGTTAAAAAAATGAATTCAGATAAAATAATTATTTTACCAAACAATAAAAATATTATTTCTGCAGCTAAACAAGTTTCAGATTTAACTGATAAAAATATTGAAATTATTGAAACTAAATCTATTCCACAAGCAGTGGCTGCTCTAATGAGTTTTAATGATCAGTTAGAATTAGATGACTTAAAAGCTAAAATGGAAGCTGAGATTAAACATGTTAAAACATTAGAAATTACACAGGCTGTAAAAAACTCTAAAGTTAATGGCTTAGAAATTACTGAAGGTCATTATTTAGGCTTAAGCGATGGAAAAATTATAGTAAGTGAGCAGGATAAAGAAAAAACAGTTATTGAATTATTAAATGAAGTAGCTGAAGCTGAAGAATTAGTTACCATTTATTATGGTGAGGGTATAACTGAGGCTGAAACTAGACAAATTAAAACAATTATGGAAGAAAAATTTGATTTTGATGAAATTGAAATCTATGCTGGAGACCAGCCTTTATATCCATTTATTATTTCTCTAGAATAA
- the rpe gene encoding ribulose-phosphate 3-epimerase: protein MKTEFAPSLLAADFSQLKKELQLIEKADYLHLDVMDGVYVPNISFGSGIIKAIREQTELKFDTHLMITKPERYIKDFAESGSDILTVHLEATDHIHRVIQMIKNEGLKAGVSLNPATSLNTLEYILPELDQVLIMSVNPGFGGQSYIPQMTAKISKLKKIIEENNYQCKIEVDGGIKAHNLEKIVKAGADIIVAGSAIFGAEDPAQALAEMRGIASNV from the coding sequence ATGAAAACTGAATTTGCCCCTTCATTATTAGCTGCTGATTTTAGTCAATTAAAAAAAGAACTGCAGCTAATAGAAAAAGCAGATTATTTACATTTAGACGTTATGGATGGTGTTTATGTACCTAATATTAGTTTTGGCTCAGGGATTATAAAAGCTATTAGAGAGCAAACAGAACTAAAATTTGACACTCACTTAATGATTACTAAACCTGAAAGATATATTAAAGATTTTGCTGAATCAGGATCTGATATTTTGACTGTTCATTTAGAAGCAACTGATCATATTCATCGAGTAATTCAAATGATCAAAAATGAAGGTCTGAAAGCAGGAGTTTCACTTAATCCAGCAACTTCTCTTAATACTTTAGAGTATATTTTACCTGAACTGGATCAGGTTTTGATTATGTCAGTTAATCCTGGTTTTGGAGGTCAATCTTATATTCCGCAAATGACAGCTAAAATATCTAAATTAAAAAAGATAATTGAAGAAAATAATTATCAGTGTAAAATAGAAGTAGATGGTGGGATTAAAGCTCATAATTTAGAAAAAATTGTTAAAGCAGGTGCTGATATTATAGTTGCTGGATCAGCTATTTTTGGAGCTGAAGACCCTGCTCAAGCATTAGCTGAAATGAGAGGTATAGCTTCTAATGTCTAA
- a CDS encoding NAD(P)-dependent malic enzyme — translation MDIYQKALKLHKEKQGKLEMKSKVKVRNKSELSLAYSPGVAEPCREIKKDKENRYQYTAYGNQVAVVSSGTAVLGLGDIGPEAALPVMEGKAVLFKEFANVDAFPLCVGTKSVEQIVDFVKLLEPTFAGINLEDIAAPKCFEIESRLKKETKMAIFHDDQHGTAIVVLAAVINALKLVNKKLADIKIVVNGAGAAATAVSNLLLDAGAQNLIINDKIGILNNNNLNQYDPLRQKLIKRTNPNNINGHLEEAIQGADLFIGLSVANILKKEMVKKMNSQPLIFAMANPDPEIKPEIALKAGAAVIATGRSDYPNQINNVLAFPGIFRGTLDVRASKISEEMKIAAAEAIADLVEEDLAAEYIIPDPFDQRVVPAVAFAVAKSALKNKLAQIELSDQELKTKIKKRLKNN, via the coding sequence TTGGATATTTATCAAAAAGCTTTAAAATTACATAAAGAAAAACAGGGTAAATTAGAAATGAAGTCAAAAGTTAAGGTCCGAAATAAAAGCGAACTTAGTTTAGCTTATTCACCTGGAGTTGCTGAGCCTTGTAGAGAAATTAAAAAAGACAAGGAAAATAGATATCAATATACTGCTTATGGAAATCAGGTAGCAGTTGTTTCTTCCGGAACTGCAGTTTTAGGTTTGGGAGATATTGGACCTGAAGCTGCTTTGCCAGTCATGGAGGGTAAAGCTGTTTTATTTAAAGAATTTGCTAATGTAGATGCATTTCCGCTTTGTGTGGGAACTAAATCTGTTGAGCAAATTGTGGATTTTGTTAAACTTTTGGAGCCAACTTTTGCTGGGATTAATTTAGAAGATATTGCAGCTCCCAAGTGTTTTGAAATTGAGTCTCGTTTAAAAAAAGAAACTAAGATGGCTATTTTTCATGATGATCAGCATGGAACAGCAATAGTTGTTTTGGCAGCTGTAATTAATGCTTTAAAGCTTGTTAATAAAAAGTTAGCAGATATAAAAATTGTGGTTAATGGAGCAGGAGCTGCTGCTACAGCAGTTTCTAATTTATTACTAGATGCTGGAGCTCAAAATTTAATTATTAATGATAAGATAGGAATTTTAAATAATAATAATCTTAATCAATATGATCCTTTAAGACAAAAATTAATAAAAAGAACTAATCCAAATAATATAAATGGTCATTTAGAAGAAGCAATTCAAGGAGCAGATTTATTTATTGGTTTATCAGTTGCCAATATATTAAAAAAAGAAATGGTTAAAAAAATGAATTCTCAACCATTGATTTTTGCAATGGCTAATCCAGACCCTGAAATTAAACCTGAAATTGCTTTAAAAGCAGGGGCAGCAGTTATTGCAACTGGTAGGTCTGATTATCCTAATCAGATTAATAATGTTTTAGCTTTTCCTGGGATTTTTAGAGGTACACTTGATGTTCGAGCTTCTAAAATTAGTGAGGAAATGAAAATAGCAGCAGCAGAAGCCATAGCTGATTTGGTTGAAGAAGATTTAGCTGCTGAATATATTATACCAGATCCTTTTGATCAAAGAGTTGTTCCAGCTGTAGCCTTTGCAGTTGCTAAAAGTGCTTTAAAAAATAAATTAGCTCAAATAGAGCTTAGTGATCAAGAATTAAAAACTAAAATTAAAAAAAGATTAAAAAATAATTAA
- the rpmB gene encoding 50S ribosomal protein L28: MSRVCEICGKGGNKANSIQRRGKAKKKGGVGRNITSSTKRTQRPNLKKVKAIVDGSPKRIKVCTQCLKSGKVERAY; the protein is encoded by the coding sequence ATGTCCAGAGTCTGCGAAATTTGCGGTAAAGGTGGAAATAAAGCCAATAGCATACAAAGACGTGGTAAAGCTAAGAAAAAAGGAGGAGTTGGACGCAACATTACTAGTTCTACTAAAAGAACTCAGCGTCCAAATCTAAAAAAAGTTAAAGCAATTGTTGACGGATCACCAAAAAGAATTAAGGTGTGTACTCAATGTCTTAAATCAGGTAAGGTCGAAAGAGCTTACTAA
- a CDS encoding Asp23/Gls24 family envelope stress response protein, protein MEKELKNELGKIIIDEEVIAKIAGIAVMECYGLVGMSSRSVQDGLADLLGWDNISKGVGVEISEDKVQLDLNIIVEYGTNIHEVAHNVMERVRYTLEKNVGIEIITIDVNVRGVRVGDAN, encoded by the coding sequence ATGGAGAAAGAATTAAAAAATGAATTAGGAAAGATTATAATTGATGAAGAGGTAATAGCTAAAATAGCTGGTATTGCTGTTATGGAATGCTATGGCCTTGTTGGTATGTCTTCTAGAAGTGTGCAGGATGGCTTAGCAGATCTTTTAGGTTGGGATAATATTAGTAAGGGTGTTGGGGTTGAGATTAGTGAAGATAAAGTTCAGCTAGATCTAAATATCATAGTTGAATATGGAACTAATATTCATGAAGTAGCTCATAATGTAATGGAAAGAGTTCGCTATACCCTTGAAAAAAATGTTGGAATTGAAATTATAACTATAGATGTTAATGTAAGGGGAGTGAGGGTTGGCGATGCCAATTAA